The proteins below are encoded in one region of Microvirga ossetica:
- a CDS encoding Re/Si-specific NAD(P)(+) transhydrogenase subunit alpha yields the protein MKIGALREIFAGENRVALTPDSALQLRKLGHACMMESGAGAKAGFSDAAYAAAGVEVLPSAVAVFRAADVVVKVRGPERSEAEMLRSGQTLISFFWPAQNVDLLEQTRAQGATVIAMDMVPRISRAQKMDALSSMANIAGYRAVIEAGNHFGRFFTGQVTAAGKVPPAKVLVVGAGVAGLAAIGTATSLGAITYAFDVRPEVAEQIESMGAQFVFLEFEEAQDGAATGGYAAPSSPEFREKQLAKFRELAPEIDIVITTALIPGRPAPKLWTADMVDAMKPGSVIVDLAAERGGNCDLTVPDEKVMTANGVTLIGYTDFPSRMAAQASTLYSNNIRHMLTDLTPNKDGVIHHNMDDDVIRGATVTHQGAVTYPPPPPKVPAIAAAKPKDKPRELTPEERRAGEVAAFKAQTRSQVGLLVAGGLLIALVGAYAPASFMAHFIVFALACFVGFQVIWGVSHSLHTPLMAVTNAISGIVVLGALLQVGSSHWLVVSLASLSFLIATINIVGGFLVTRRMLAMFQKS from the coding sequence CCGATGCCGCCTACGCGGCAGCCGGCGTCGAGGTTCTGCCCTCCGCCGTCGCTGTGTTTAGGGCCGCTGATGTGGTGGTGAAGGTGCGTGGGCCCGAGAGATCAGAAGCCGAGATGCTCCGCAGCGGTCAAACCCTGATCTCATTCTTCTGGCCGGCGCAGAACGTCGACCTTCTGGAGCAGACGAGGGCACAGGGCGCCACCGTGATCGCCATGGACATGGTGCCGCGCATCTCGCGCGCCCAGAAGATGGACGCTCTCTCCTCGATGGCGAACATCGCCGGCTACCGCGCGGTGATCGAGGCCGGCAACCACTTCGGCCGCTTCTTCACCGGCCAGGTCACCGCCGCCGGCAAGGTGCCGCCGGCCAAGGTGCTGGTGGTCGGCGCCGGCGTAGCAGGGCTGGCCGCCATCGGCACCGCCACCTCGCTCGGGGCCATCACCTATGCCTTCGACGTGCGCCCTGAGGTGGCCGAGCAGATCGAGTCCATGGGCGCGCAGTTCGTCTTCCTCGAGTTCGAGGAGGCGCAGGACGGGGCCGCCACCGGCGGCTATGCCGCCCCCTCGAGCCCGGAGTTCCGCGAGAAGCAGCTCGCCAAGTTCCGCGAGCTTGCCCCGGAGATCGACATCGTCATCACCACCGCCCTGATCCCGGGCCGTCCCGCCCCGAAGCTGTGGACGGCCGACATGGTAGATGCCATGAAGCCGGGCTCGGTGATCGTCGATCTGGCGGCCGAGAGGGGTGGCAACTGCGACCTGACGGTTCCGGACGAGAAGGTGATGACGGCGAATGGCGTCACCCTTATCGGCTACACCGATTTCCCGAGCCGCATGGCAGCCCAAGCCTCCACCCTCTACAGTAACAACATCCGCCACATGCTGACGGACCTGACACCGAACAAGGACGGCGTCATCCACCACAACATGGACGATGACGTCATCCGCGGCGCCACGGTCACGCACCAAGGTGCGGTCACCTATCCGCCACCGCCGCCCAAGGTGCCGGCGATCGCCGCCGCCAAGCCGAAGGACAAGCCCAGGGAGCTCACCCCGGAGGAAAGGCGGGCAGGAGAGGTTGCTGCCTTCAAGGCGCAGACCCGCAGCCAGGTCGGCCTGCTCGTCGCCGGCGGCCTGCTGATCGCGCTGGTGGGCGCCTATGCCCCGGCGAGCTTCATGGCCCACTTCATCGTCTTCGCGCTCGCCTGCTTCGTCGGCTTCCAGGTGATCTGGGGTGTCAGCCACTCCCTGCACACGCCGCTGATGGCGGTGACCAACGCCATCTCGGGCATCGTGGTGCTGGGGGCCCTGCTGCAGGTCGGCTCCAGCCACTGGCTGGTGGTGAGCCTGGCCTCGCTCTCCTTCCTGATCGCCACCATCAACATCGTCGGCGGCTTCCTGGTCACGCGCCGGATGCTGGCCATGTTCCAGAAGTCTTAG